A region of the Fibrobacter sp. genome:
TTCATCGATGGGTGATGCCACGAGCCTTGAAGGTGGAACATTGATACTTACCCCAATACAGGGCCCGGACGGGCAGATTTACGCTTCGGCTCAGGGGCCGCTGGCAACCGGCGGGTATGATATACGGGACCGTGGGCTGACCCATATCAAAAAGAATCATGTACTTGTGGGCAGAATACCGGGTGGAGCAATAGTTCAGAGGGAGTATGTGTTTAATGCCTTGGATGGGAGGGATCTGTCGCTGTCGTTGTCAAATCCGGATTTCACATCTGCATTATCTCTTGCACAGACGATTAACCGCGAGTTCAACAGAACATCGAATCTTCCGCTTGCCAGGGCGGTTGATGCGGCTACGGTTTTACTTGATTACAGGCTCTTAACTCAGGATTCGATAAGGAATTACATCGATGTGGTTGAATTTATCTCACGGGTGGAGAATCTCTCATTTGAGGTTGCCAAGGCAGCAAGAGTGGTAATAAATGAACGCACCGGAACTATTGTGGCTGGTGGGGAAGTGAAGATATCTGAGGTGGCGGTGACCCATGGCGGAGTAAAAGTGGAAGTGGTCAATATCCCGGAAGTAATCCAGCCGCGGCCATTCAGTATGGGTCAGACTGTAGAGGTTCCTAATCCGGAAGTTGTTGTGGAAGAAAAAGATATGGAGATGGTTGTACTGGATGGAACAACAACGGTTTCTGACTTGGCGCAGGCTCTGAATTCTCTCGGTGTGTCATCCAGGGATGTTATCTCGATTCTGCAGGCAATCAAAGAAGCTGGTGCTCTTCATGCACAACTCGTGATTTTATAGTAATTTGCTCCAATGCTCCTGAAGGCGGAATTGCCAGTAACTGTGGCAGTTCCGCCTGTTTTTTTTAAAGATTCCTCCTCGGGACTCATCGAAATGACATAGGTGAAATCACTAAATTCACTGGAGCTCCTCTGAAGGGAAAAAGCTTGTTATTATTGTAAAAAACATGGACTTGAGAAGGCTTGGCGGTGGAGAGGATTACCTTTGCTCGTTACCTCTGTGCGGATGTAGCCGGGCTTGTAAGAGTCCTGGACAGAGAAGGATTCATTGAATTCGTAAGTTCCGGGTTGACAGGACCTTGAGAATATTACTCGTTCTGAGGTGGAACCAGCGGAACAGGCCAGGACTTTGATCTCAATCAGTTGTCCGAACTCAGGGTTACTTACAGCATGTACGTATAACTCTCTGGTGGAGGAATCTATGTTTCTGCTGGAGATGGCGTGACTGCCGGGTAATGAGCTGTAATTTATTGATATATAAGGACCTGTGCTGACAAAGGTCTTTCCGTTTCTTATGCAATTAATAATGGAAGCTTCTGAGCTTTCTGTGGTGTACAGTCCGGTTTTCCCGCAACCCATAAACCTTTCTGAATTCTCATAGATACGCAGGAATGGGGCCGCAATAGCCCGGTAGCGGTTAAAGTCACCATGAGCATCGTTACCGGCCAGGAGCGGAATTCGTCTGCCTGACTGTAACATTTTGATCCATAACTCTTTACCTCTATCCCAGGAGCCATAGTATCCGCTGTTGTAGGCCTGGAAGGCATCCAGATCTGTTTCACAGTCTTTTATTGACCAGATGCCGCGGTGGAGAAAGATCTGCTGGAGCAGACCGGACCTTGCCCCGGGGTGTGCTGCGAAACAGATTCCTCCCTGCCTGTGTACCTCATCAACTGCTTGTGAAATCGTGAGTTGCTTGAATAACTCTCTGCTCTTCCTGCGCCCTCCATCGATGGCGCCCGGGATATATTCTCTGAGGCCCAGGGCACCGAGATGGACTGCCTGATTCCTGCTGTTAAGGCAGGTAATTTCCTCTCCCTGAAGCATGGTGGTTATAAATCTTTCTTTAAAATCTTCGCTGAGAGATTTCCATCTCGTAAGTGATTGATCCTGCTTAAGATAATCGGATATACTGCAAGCAAGATCGTAAGAATGATCTGTGATTCCTGCAAATGAGAGACCTGAGGCTGAGGCCATAAGATCGATGACTCTTAACGGGGGCCCGAACTCAACATGGCTTTGGGAGTACATGGAGTGCATGTGCAGGTCACCGTAGATACATAAGTCACTGCAGGGCAGGGGGTTAGATGAATTATAGCAGGTAAATGGAAGTTTGGATGAGGCAAAGAAGTTGTCATTGAGAACCGTTTTTACAGAGCGACCTTTCCTGTATGTGACTGTGGCATTTACAAAAAACTCTCCCTCCGGAAGTTTCTCTCTGGAAATGGTCATGACAAAAGCGCGGAGTTGCTTTTTAAGGGGGTGGTCTATCTCAAATTGCTGTAAGTCATTGAATTTAAACAGCAAAGGCTTGTGTGATCTCTCTGAGATGGTAACTGAAACAATGTCCGGTTCTATTGGAAAACGATGTATGTCGTTGGTTAATAACGAAATGGGAAGATCTTCCCCCGGATTTAGCCTTCTGGGCAGGTCGAAAACTATCTCTGGTTCTCTCTTATAGAGCACACTGGGAAAAAGGGGGAAAAACCGGAAATGAGTCTCCGCGTAAGCCGCTAAAAATGGGATAGTTGTTGCTGGTATGTCAAGCATAGGTTCGTTGTACAGTGAAACCTATAATATAGTCCATTAATGCCCTTAGTGGCTGATTTTTTAACTTGGTCGGTTGCATCACTTGAGTGTCTGGAAGGGTTCAGCTTTGAATAAGGCAGCGAAAAAGGGGCTGGTCTGGGTTTGCAGAGCCTTCGTTGGTTTGTTATTACTCATTGTCATAGCTGGAGTTACGGTTTATTTACTGGCTCATGCTCCATCGGGGCAAAATTTCATAATCAATATGGTTGAGGATAGGATCGATTCGGTTCTGCTTGGGGAGCTTTCAATAGGTTCTTTTCGTACGAATCTATTCTCCAGAATCGAAGTGTCAGATGTTGTAATCAGGGATAGATATGGCAGAAGTGACTCGGTATCGATAAAGCGTATCATCGCGAATTTCAATCTCTTACCGCTATTATTTAAAACTGTTCAGATTCATTCTGTTCTAATTGAAGGGGTAAAAGCCTCTTTATCGGTCACTCCGGATGGAAGGTACATATTCCCTGTGATGCCCGCAGACACAGTTGATGACACTCTGGATTTGATTGATTCTGAGAAAGTTAGCTGGAGAATAGAAATTGGTGATGCGCAGATAAGCGGGCTCAATGCTGTTTACATCGATAGTTCTCTGAACTTCTTTGGCAGGATATCCGATGCCTCTGCCAGTGCCCGATTTCACCGTATCGACTCTATTTCGTTGAGCTTACGAGTATTTGAGGGGTATTATGACAGCCCCTGGTGGAAAGGCAGCCTGGACACGATTACAGGTACAGGACATCTGAGTTTTACCGGGCTGGAAGTCTTTGATTTATATGCGGTTGGGTCAGGATCACAGGTGAAGGGGAGGGGCAGGATCCCTTTCTCGAAATATGGGAACTGGGATCTCTCTGCTGAGGCAGAATCAAAGATGGAACCTGTACTGGCGATTCATGGTCTTCTGAGTGGTGTGGCACCTCTGGGCAGGCTTTATGGGAAGGCATCCTGGAAGGGGACTTTACAGAGACCATTGCTTAATTTCCGGGGATACGGAATGGGGCTGAGGTATAAAGAGGTTGAGGTAGAATCGCTGTATGTTGATGGAAATTATGGACTTGATTCGGCTATCAAGGCCACTGTTAACCTTTTCTCATCTGCAGGGAATGCAACGCTGAATGCGATCTGGGAGATTCCCGGTCTGATGGAGGAACCGGTTTTCGGCAGGTATTCAGGAGATCTGCTTTCAGAGGGTATTGATCTGTCATTATTGGATGAAGAAAAGGTTTTTTCCAGGCAATTGTCTGGTTTAAAAGCTGGAGTGAAATTACATCTTCAGGGTACAGGGATTGAGGAACTTCCCGGTATTGCAGTGCTTGATGCAATCATGTCCTCGGGAAATCTGAATGATTCTTTGAGCATTGATGCAGAGTTAAAAAATGGTAACTGGCTGATTAACAGTGAGTTAGCAGACAACCGGTTTCAGGGTGAGGGGACCATTGAGCCACAGGGCAGATTGAATGGCGCTTTTAGAGGAGATTTTCACAATCTTGCTTCGCTGAGTAAGACTTTTCTGGGTGAGGAAATAGCAGGGAGGCTTCGGTTCAGTGGATATCTGAATGGAGAATTGCAGAATTTAAAGATCCGTGGTGAAGTTGTAAGTGATAGTGTGAGTTGGCTGAAGATGAAGATAGACTCAATGAGTGTAGTTGCTGATTATGGCGGGGGAAATCTTCGGATCGGGACTGCTTTTGTAAGTGGGATATCCGATTTGGGTGCGGTTCTGCAGTATTTCAGTATAGATAGTGGCGGAGGAAACCTGAATTTCGAGCTCAGGGGATCGGGACCTCTGGATAGTCTGAATTTTGAGAGCAGTTTTGTTGGAACAG
Encoded here:
- a CDS encoding flagellar basal body P-ring protein FlgI translates to MRRALGVLLILAAVSSLSAQQAVRVKDVASLTGLEDIQLFGYGLVVGLAGTGDRNQTIFTEQTISNMLKNMGIELPEKHMRVRNVAAVMVTGTLTPFKRKGTRFDITVSSMGDATSLEGGTLILTPIQGPDGQIYASAQGPLATGGYDIRDRGLTHIKKNHVLVGRIPGGAIVQREYVFNALDGRDLSLSLSNPDFTSALSLAQTINREFNRTSNLPLARAVDAATVLLDYRLLTQDSIRNYIDVVEFISRVENLSFEVAKAARVVINERTGTIVAGGEVKISEVAVTHGGVKVEVVNIPEVIQPRPFSMGQTVEVPNPEVVVEEKDMEMVVLDGTTTVSDLAQALNSLGVSSRDVISILQAIKEAGALHAQLVIL
- a CDS encoding CehA/McbA family metallohydrolase, whose amino-acid sequence is MLDIPATTIPFLAAYAETHFRFFPLFPSVLYKREPEIVFDLPRRLNPGEDLPISLLTNDIHRFPIEPDIVSVTISERSHKPLLFKFNDLQQFEIDHPLKKQLRAFVMTISREKLPEGEFFVNATVTYRKGRSVKTVLNDNFFASSKLPFTCYNSSNPLPCSDLCIYGDLHMHSMYSQSHVEFGPPLRVIDLMASASGLSFAGITDHSYDLACSISDYLKQDQSLTRWKSLSEDFKERFITTMLQGEEITCLNSRNQAVHLGALGLREYIPGAIDGGRRKSRELFKQLTISQAVDEVHRQGGICFAAHPGARSGLLQQIFLHRGIWSIKDCETDLDAFQAYNSGYYGSWDRGKELWIKMLQSGRRIPLLAGNDAHGDFNRYRAIAAPFLRIYENSERFMGCGKTGLYTTESSEASIINCIRNGKTFVSTGPYISINYSSLPGSHAISSRNIDSSTRELYVHAVSNPEFGQLIEIKVLACSAGSTSERVIFSRSCQPGTYEFNESFSVQDSYKPGYIRTEVTSKGNPLHRQAFSSPCFLQ